TACCATGTGCTGCCTTTCACCTACGGCATCAAAGCCATACGCGAGATCGTCGGAGGAATGTACGGCATGAATTACGTGAAGGCGATCGCGCCCATGGCCGCCATAGCCGCGGTGGTGATGGCGCTGGTGGTCGCGCTGCGGCCGTGGACGAACCATCTGACCGAATACTTCAACCGGGAGATGCTCGCCACGGGACTCATCGTGGGCGAGGAGTTCTCCGTGGCCGGGCGCGGCGAGCATCGCACGATCCGCATATTGGTCGGCACGCTCGCCGAGCGGCAGGAGCACCAGCGCAGGCTGCGCGAACGGCACCAGCGCTATATGGACCGCTATCCCAAGATGCGCCGCGCCGCCATCGTGGCGGGCGTGGTGGTGCCGGCGATCCTGGCCGTGTTCTCGGTGACCAGCGAGGAGAAGGTGGTCATGCTGTCGCTGTGGGTGGCATGGATGCTGGTCATCATGCTCGGCTTCGTCGCGCTCGAGTATTTCCACGGCAAGTTCGAACGCCTGCTGCGCGAGGAGAACGATATGGAGACGACGGCCGAACTGGGCCTCGCCTGGACGGAAGGACAGTGATATGAGGACGATCTGGAACATCATCGCCACCGACGTGCGCGCCCTGTGCTCGCGCACCGCCAGCGTGCTGTTCATCATCGCGCTGTGCGTGCTGCCTTCGGCGTACAGCTGGTACAACATCATCGCCTGCTGGGATCCGTACGGCAACACCGGCAATCTCAAAGTGGCGGTGTCCAGCGACGACGAGGGCTACGACGGCGAACTGACGCCGATGATCATCTCCATCGGAGACAACATCATCTCCTCGCTGCGCGGCAACGACGATTTCGACTGGCAGTTCGTCAGCACGGACGACGCCATCGAAGGCGTGAAATCCGGCGACTACTACGCGGCGATCGTCATTCCCGAAAGCTTCAGCGTGGACATGATGACCATGTTCTCCGACGACGCCACCCACGCCGCGCTGAACTATTACGTCAACGAGAAGGAGAATCCGCTCGCGCCGACCATCACCGATTCGGGGGCGAGCAGCGTGCAGACGCAGATCAACGACACCTTCGAAACGACCGTCGCCGACACCGCTTTCTCCCTGATCTCGTCGCTGTCCGACTACGCCGACAAAGACAGCACACGCAACGCCATCGCCTCCATCAGCGACGGCATGTCGAGCACGGCCGCGGATCTTCGGCAAAGCGGCGAAACGCTGGGCACCTACGCCGATGCCGTGCGGTCCGCGAAGGCGCTGATCGAGTCGTCCGAGGATCTTCTTGGATCCACCGGCACGGCGTTGTCCGAGGCGAAGGACGCCATGAACACCGCGGGCGACGGGTCGGCCTCGCTGCAGGATTCGCTGGAATCGGCCAGTTCCGCGATCTCGACCGCCATCGCCGGCAGCGCGGAAGGCTATCAGTCGGCCGCAAGCAGCGTGGAGACGGCCTACGCGACCATCGATGAGAGCATGGCGGACGCCGCGCAGCTGTTGCGCGACCAGGCCAGCGCCGTCGACGAACAGATCAGCGCCTACCAGCAGATGCGCGACACGCTCGCCGGACTATCCGACTTGGACGACGCGACATTGCAATCGCTGCTGGGCAGGTTCGACGACGCCATCGCACGTCAGCAGTCGCTGAGCGATTCGCTGAACAGTGCGGCCGACAGCGTCGAGACGCGGCGAGAAGACGCGTCGGCCAACAAGGACGAGGTCGAAACCCTGCTCCAGCAGGCGACCGACAGCATCACCGCGCTGCAAAACGAATACGACGACACCGCCAAAAGCGCGATCGACTCGATGTCCGCTGACCTGTCGTCCGCCATCGCGAAAGGACTGTCCGCCTCGTCGAATCTCGACGCGCTCGACTCGCTGTCCGGCGCGACCGGCGACATGACCACGAAACTCGATGAGATCGAGGCCACGATCAGCGAGGCCCAAGCCAAGCTCGGCACCGCGGCCACCGAGCTCGAACAGCACAGCCAGGACATCGATGACGCCTTGTCCAGCGGAGACGCCGACACGCTGCGCGAGGTCATCGGCACGGATGCCAGCGTGCTCGCCAGCGCGTTGGTGACGCCGGTGTCTCTGGACCGGCACGCCATCTTCGCGTCCGAGAACTTCGGCTCGTCGATGACCCCGTTCTACGCGGTGCTCGCCATCTGGGTGGGCGCGTTCCTGTCGACCAGCGCGATACGCATGTCGCTCACCGAGGAACGTATGGAGGAGCTGAAGCGCCGACGCCATGGCAAGCCGGTTCCCTCGCCGCTGCTGTTCCTTGGCCGATACGGCGTGTTCATGCTGATCTCGCTGGCCCAGACGCTGATGGCGTGCGCGGGCATCATCTGGTTCCTCAAGGCCCAATGCGAGCATCCGGCGCTGCTGCTGCTCGGCGGGGCGGCGACCTCGATCCTGTTCTCCGCCATCACCTACACGTTGGTCGCCATTTTCGGCAATATCGGCAAGTTCTTTGGCGTGCTGCTGCTGATCCTGCAGCTCAACGGCAGCAGCGGTTCGATGCCCGTCGAGCTGATGCCGCAGTGGGTGCAGGCGGCGTATCCCTATCTGCCCATCACGCACGCCATCCGCCTGTTCCGTTCGGCGATGTTCGGCATCTACGACAACGACTACTGGAAGGAGCTCGGCATACTGCTCGCGGTCGCGGCGCTCGTGCTGGCGGTGGGCGTGCTGTTCAGCGCGTTCGGCAGGAAGCTCTCCGAAGGTATGGAACGCATGATGAAAGGCAACGCGCTGTTGGCCATCTAGGCACGGGCGGGCCGAGACGAAACAAGCGAAAGGCGGGCCGACGGCCGCCCGAGAGGTGTCCCTCGGACGGCCGTCGGCCCGCCTTCGATATGGCGCTATGCGTCACTTGAGATTGGTGGAGAAGAACTCCTCGATCTGGTCGAAGGGGATGCGATCGGTGCGGTCGTACAGGTCGATGTGTTCGGCGTCGTCGACCACGACCATGCGCTTCGGCTCCTTGGCGGCGGCGAAGGCGTTCTCGCTGAAGAAGCGGGAGTGGGCGCGGTCGCCGACGATGAACATGATCGGACGCGGCGAGATCTCGTCGATGAAGTCGAGCAGACGGAAGTTGAGGAACGCCATGTCGCTGGTGGTGGTGAAGCCGCCACGCGCACGCGGGTGGAAGCCGCGCTTCAACGCGTAGAAGCGGAACCATTCGGCGGTGGGCTCCTCCAGTTCGGCCGGCACCTCGTCAAGCGGCTGGTCGGGGAAGTAGGGATTGTATTCGGGATAGCCGTTTTCGGCGTCCACCCAACGCTGACGGGCCAGCTGCTCCTTGCGTTCGGCGATGGCCTGCGCGTCCAATCCCAAACGCGCGGCGGCGGTCATGTCATACATGGAGGCGGTGGCGACGGCCTTGATGCGCGGGTCCATCTGCGCGGCGGACAGGGCGAAGCCGCCCGAACCGCAGATGCCGATCACGCCGATGCGCTCGCGGTCCACGAAGTCCTGCAATCCCAGATAGTCGACGCCGGCGCTGAAGTTCTCGGTGAACAGATCGGGAGACGAGACGTGGCGCGGCTCGCCCGAGGACTCGCCCATATGGCAGGGGTCGAAGGTGAGTACCACGAAGCCGCGCTGGGCAAGCTCGTTCGCGTAGACGCAAGGCCCCTGCTCCTTGACGCCGCCGTAGGGCGCGCCGACGATGATCGCCGGCAGTTTGGCGGAGCGGTCGGCGTCCTTGGCGACGTACAGGTCGCCGGCGAGCGTGTATCCATAACGGTTGGGATAGGCGACATGCGTGCGCTCCACGGCGTCGCTCAACGGTGCGATGTAATACTCTTCAGCCATTGCAATCCTCATCTTTCTGCATATGGTTTGGCTTGATATGCAGGTATTACATCACTCCGCCACTCCCATATCAAATGTCTATCGCATATGGGAATCCATTCAGTTTCCCTATGGAAGGATCATGACCTCAGGCAAAGCTCGCCTTCATACGCGAGCACACAATCTGTTGGACGTATCCGAAAACAGTCACCCCATCGCGATATACCGAGTGTTGCGGGCACTACCGACACGTTTCACAAGACCCAGCCGGGTCATCGCATTCAATATGTCACGCGCACGACGTTGCTTAACGCCCAGCAACACCTCCGCCTGCGCAACGGTTATTTCCTCATGGGCATCAAGATAATCCAAAACCAATTGCCTTTGGCGAGAGGATTTATCCGGCACTTTCCCAACGGAATCCGGCACTCTCCCAACGGAATCCGGCACTCTCCCAACGGAATCCGGCACTCTCCCAACGGAATCCGGCACTTTCCCAACGGAATCGTATGACTCCGCTCCAATCTGAGTATTCCACGGCACCTGCAGTTGCGCGACGAACACATCTCCCTCGTGAAGATACGGAACGGCGCCGGAGTAAAGAGCGGAGTACTTCGTGAGCTTCCTCGTGCCGCTGCCCAATTCATCCGCACGTCCAATCTGATGGAAGAAATCCGCGATGGTCGGGTTCTTCGGAGTAGGTTCGAAATTCGAAAGCGTGACCTCTCCCTCGAACATAGCCCTGCTTGCGTTCTCAGTGCGAATGCCGTTCTTATCAATGATGAGTTTGGCGATGAATGGATTCGCGTATTCACGATGAATCAGCATGTTCGACACCAGTTCTCGACATATGATGTCACGCGCACTGACAGTCACATCACCTTCAAGAATAAACGGGTCTGGCAGATGCTGCTTGGCGAATTTCATGAGCATGTCATAGGCTTCCACCAGATTTGTTTTGACGATAAGTCTGTCATCGTAACGGTCCGTATCGCGCAAACGAACAATGGCATCGGTTTTGTATGCAGGGCAAATATCTGAAATCAATTCATCCGTTCCCAACAACATCGCCGCAGCAAGCGTGAAACCCTCAGCGCCGGTTGACCGGTCCTTGCCATACAACTTCGCCGAGCGCAGAAACTCTTCATCATTCAAACGCAGCCACGGATGGTCACTGTTCCGCGCCTCAATAAGGTCCCTCACCAGATGAAGCGTATCCAATCGCAAATCATCCATGCCAATATAAGGATAAATGCGCCGTTCCGAGTACATATTTTGCTTACGCATGTACATCATCATGATCTGCGAATCATCTCGAACACGTACATCCGCATCTCCTCGGCGGTCAAACACTTCGCCTTTGAAGCGATAGATCGAGGGCCCAATCGGAATCCACAATCGAAGAACTATGCCTTGTTCCGTTTCGACGCGTTCGAACTCGACGGATGGCGTGGCATTGAATGTATTGGGATTGCTGATGACATTGGCGATATTACGTTCGATTTCACGTATCTGGCCCGCATCGACGCCAAGAATACTGCCATTATCATCCACGCCTAAGAAAACACTGCCGCCTTGGCGATTGGCAAACGAACAAATCGTTTCAAATGTGTCTCGTTCCGGCCGCGAGCCACACCTTTTAAACTCGGTGGAGATATCTTCTCCTCGAGAAAGCGCTGCATAAAGTTCCTGCGGAGTCATGTCTTCCACTTTTCTCTATCGAATGGACAGATTCAAGCACGCCCGTTCCAGGGTCATGGAAAATCGTCAATAATTACCAATATGACGATTCATCACCGTTTGAGGGCGGCGAGGTATTCCTTGCGGTCAGATGGGATGCGGCGGGATTCGCGGGCTTTCTGGATGCTTTTGTTGTGGGTCCAATCATCCAAACGCAACTCGGGCGGCGCATCGGGCTGGAACACGGTAATGGCGGCGTCCCACTGCTTGGCCAGGGCCGTGGCGCAATACCAGGCGCGGGCCATATTCACGTAGTATTCCGTCGAACGAATACCCGCCACCACCGCCAATTGATCCGGGCGGAAACGCGGGTCATCAAGAAAATCCGTCATCAAGGTATCCACAGCGTAGCGCACGACATAGGTGCGCTCGTCGGCGGCCCACTCGCGCAATTTGGTTTCGATGACGTCGGCATCGGCCTTCGCGGAACGGAACGCCTTCACCGATATCGCATCGCATACGGCCCAATTGTCCACGAACGGCAGAAATCCATCCAACATATCGAACGCTTCGTCCGTCGTGCGGGCGGTCATGCCGATCAGCAACGCGTGCAGCATGTTCTCTTCGAATACGGTATGGGGAAGATCGTCCATGAATTCAGCGACCACCGACAAACCGTTGGCTTTGTCGGCCGCCAACAGTTCTTTCGCATACGCGCGAAGTTGAGGGATCCGCACACCCAGCATCGTCGACAAGTCGATATTCGGGATCAGCTTCGCATTGAACATGCGATACTTCTCATCCGCCATCCCCCGCAGATCAGCAAGAACATCTCCACTCGTCACTGCCATCCCGTTCCTACTCCATCGCCATTGATTGAATATCTTGAGGCTATCACGGAGTCAAACCAGCGATATCAGCGATACATGCGCAGAAGGAAGCGAATGGCGCACTTCACGGCCCACGCTGTCATCGGCACAGTCCCATACAATGGGCTTGGATGCACGATGCCGTGCGACACGGAAGCCCATGCGAGGAGAAGCCATGCCGTTCGATTACAAGAAGGAATATAAGGGCCTGTATCAGCCGAAAACCAAGCCGGCGATCGTCGAGGTGCCGCGCATGAGCTTCGTGGCGGTCGAAGGCAAAGGCGACCCAAACGAGGAGGGTGGCGATTACCAGACCACGCTACAGCTGCTGTACGGCATTTCGTTCACCATCAAAATGAGCAAGATGTCCAAGAATCCCGATGACCGGATCGACGGTTATTTCGACTACGTGGTGCCGCCGTTGGAAGGCTTGTGGTGGATGGCCGACGACAGCGCCGAAGACGGTATGCTGGCCGGCGTCGACTATTCACGCAAATCCGATTTTCACTGGATCTCGATGATTCGACTGCCCGAATTCGTCACGCCGGACGTGTTCGAGCATGCGCGTGAGCGGTTCGCGGCCAAACATCCCGATGCGGATATCTCACGCGCGTTCCTGTTCGACTTCGACGAGGGCACCGTCGCGCAGGTCATGCACAAAGGTCCATACGACGACGAGCCCGACACCATCGCCGCCCTTGACGACTACGCCACCGAACAGGGGTACACGCTCGACTTCAGCGTCTCACGCCACCATCACGAAATCTATCTGGGCGATCCGCGCAAAGGCAAGCCCGAGAATCTCAAAACCGTAATCCGACACCCCGTGAAGCCCGTCGTATAACGCGCCCATCGGCCTTCCCTTATATAACATCCACGCAAATGGCGAAGGATGCTTCTGGAATCTTGAGGACACGCCAAAGCAACAATTCGCGTCATTGCAATCACTGCCAGATTCATCACTGCAAAACGTTTCCTGGGATTAGGCCAGTTTGGCGAACATACGCGTCGAATCCCGCAAGCGAGAGAATCCAAAATGCTTATAGAATGAGGCGGCATCATCGTCCAACGGATCGACGATCAAGGCTCGCGCACCAATCTGCGATGAGGCAGCCATCGCGCGCTCAACAGCGTCCAACAACAGACGCCAACCCAGCCCCTGCCCTTGGTAGCGCTCGTCAATGGCAAGCATGCCCAAAAGAATAACCGGAATCTGTTCCGGCGTATTACGCGCCAACCATCCGCCGTGCACATCACCCCGATTCACGGAGTTGGCCGACAGCGAATAAAAGCCAGCCAGGTTCCCACACTCATCGTGCGACACGTAGGTGACGGCGGTACCGCGGTTGAGCGCATTGAATGCATGGTTCATCAGCCATTCATCCAACAACCGCTTGCCCGAGTGAAAACCGGATACATCGTCCGCCAGTTCGATTCGCCTTGGCGCTGTGAACCTCACAGCCATTCCGGATCTCGCCTCAACAACTCCCGCATAGCCTTCGGCATAGGCCTCTCCAACGCTTCTTTGAATTCATCGAACGCCTTGGCCGACAAACGAACGGCAGTCTCCTCTTCGATATCACGTCGGGCGTCATCGATCAAATGGTCCAAAGCCCATTGAGTGATGGTCGTCCCCTTGAGTAATGCCGCTTTGTCGATGGTCGACCGCTGTTCGGGAGTCATCCTCATAGCCAAGCGCGACGAGCGCACCGTATCCGTTGTCACTGAAGTCATACCCACATTGTACGCCTAATAGGCGCACAATACAATTCTTTGATGTTTTATACCACCATCACGAGATCTATCTGGGCGATCCACGCAAAGGCAAGCCCGAGAATCTCAAAACCGTAATCCGACACCCCGTGAAACCCATCATGGCCGTCAACGACATACGTTTTGACGAGCCTTGCCGATGACGCAAACCAAGGGAACGGGATGGCCTCGGATGCAAAGAAGAAAAGCCCGGAACGAATTCCGGGCTTAGAGAAGAAGAAAGGAGAGAGAAGAAGGTTCAATTATCAGGAGCCTTGCGGCTCGAGGCTTGGTGAAGCTGGTATCCATATAACCGCGCCATTCTTCGAGCCATGATGTAAACGACTGAAAATATCCTGATATTCTCGACTCTTGAAGGATTTCATCCATATGGCGTAACATCCGCCGTCCATTTGCGGCCGAATCCGCATACGAGGCGAAGGCCCATTCACTCCGACAACACGCATACCACAGCAAAGGAGCCATAGATGACCACAATCAGATTGCTGTATCCGGATCATGTGAGCGGCGGGTTGGACGCCTATTATTTCGGCGCGAACCTGATGGCGCATATTCTGCCGCCCAACGCCTCGCAGCCGCTGGTGAAGGTCGACATCGCCCCGCCCGACGGCGACGAGAAGCCAGTGGACGACGGCATCTATGCCAAAGGCGAAGTGCTGGCCGGCATCAAGGACGCGATGGCGAAACTCGACGTCTCGGATCCGGACAAGATCATTACCATCGGCGGCAACTGCATGGTTTCGCAAGCGCCGTTCGACTATCTGCATGTCAAGTATGAGCATACGGGCATCATCTGGATCGACGCACACCCGGACGTGTCCACCGTGCGGGACGGTTATCCGAACGCCCACGCGATGGTGCTTGGCTCGTTGTTGGGTTATGGGGACCCCGCGCTTTCCGACCTGATGCGCGGCCCCAAATTCCAACCTGACGAGGTTCTCTACGTCGGTTTGCAGGGATTGCACGATTACCAGCAGCGATTCCTGGACGATGTGGGCGTGGATTACACGGTGCAGACCGAAGAATTCGTATCGAACGACGAAATCCGTTCGTTCATGGAACGCTTCGACCATATTCTGCTGCATCTCGACATCGACGTGTTGGACGAGCATCTGTTCCATTCCACGTATTTCGCCAATCCCGAGCTTGTGGGCGATGGTTCCGGCGGTGGGAAGATGACCATGGAGCAGTTGAGCGACATCCTGCATTGCATCACTACCCAGTCCGATGTGGTCGGCCTGACCATCGCCGAATACCTGCCTTTCGACGAATACAAGTTGCATCAGATGTTCTCGACGATTCCGCTCTTCACCGACTGACCAACCTTTAGGTGTGTGCGGACGATTCGCACCGCGCACACCTAGCCAAGGCACGCCCGCAGATAGCGGCCCGTCAGCGATTCGCCGACGGCGGCGATCCGCTCGGGCGAGCCGGTGGCAACGATGCGGCCGCCTTGTTCGCCGCCGCCCGGCCCCATGTCGATGACGTGGTCGGCGTTGGCGATCAGGTCGAGGTCGTGTTCGATGACCACGATGGTGGCGCCGCCGTCGAGCAGCCGCTGCAGCACGCCGATCAGCGTGCGCACGTCCAACGGATGCAGGCCGACTGTGGGTTCGTCGAGCACGAACAGCGAGGTGCGCTGTTTCTTGCCGAGTTCGTTGGAGAGTTTGAGCCGCTGCGCCTCGCCGCCGGACAATGAGGGCGTGTCCTCGCCGAGCGTGAGGTAGCCGAGTCCCAGATCATGCAGGGTGCGCAACGCTTTGGCGATGCGTTTGCGCGTCGCGTCGGTGCGCGTCGCGTCGGCGGGCGTTGTTCCGGCGGCGTCATGCGCGTTCGTCTTGTCGGCGGGCGCGGTCGCGTTCTTTCGTGAGCCTGCGGCGGTCGCTTGCGCAGAATCCGCCGCCCGCGGCGCACGGCCCTCAAAAACGTCCAGCAGCGCGTCGACGCTCATGGCGAGGATCTGCGGCAGCGTCATGCACCGCTCCCCCACCGCAAGCCGTATGCCGTTCACCTCGTCGCGGTAGCGCGTGCCTTCACAGGCGGGGCAGGCGATCGTCACATCCGGCAGGAACTGCACGTCCAGGTTGACGCGGCCCGCGCCATCGCATTGCGGGCAGCGCAGCGAGCCGGTGTTGTAGGAGAAGTCGGCGAGCGCGAGCCCGCGGGCGCGCGCCTCGTCGGTGGCGGCGAACGCGCGGCGCAGCAGATCCATGATGCCGCTGTAGGTGGCGAGGGTGGAGCGCACGTTGACGCCGATGGGTGTGGAGTCCACGATGCGCACCGTGTCGATGCCGGCCGCGTCGATCTCGTCCACATGTTTCGGCAGCGCGCGCCCCTCGGCCGCGGCCTGCAAGGCGGGCACCAAGGATTCGAGCACCATCGTGGTTTTGCCCGATCCGGAGACGCCGGTGACGGCGGTGAGACGCCCGACCGGAATCGCCACGTCCAACGGACGCACGGTGTGGATGGCTTCGGTGCGCATGCGCAGCCAACGCGTATCGCCGCCATGATCCGTCGCTTCCTTGCCGGACTTACGTTTGGAACGGACAGCCGACTCTCCGAAAGAGGCCTCCTCATCCGAGCCGACCACAGCCGCCGATGCCGCTCGCCGCTCGCGCACGAGAGCAGGTTCGCGCCCGTCGAGGAATCCCGCGATGCGCGAGTTCGGATCGGCGGCAATCTGCGCCGGCGAGCCTTGCGCGATGACACGCCCGCCTTCCACGCCCGCGCCGGGTCCCATTTCGATGAAATGATCGGCGGCGCGCAGCACGTTCACGTCGTGGTCGACGAACACGACCGAATTGCCGTCGCCCAGCAGGTCGCGCATCACGCCGATTAATCCCTCCATATTCGCCGGATGCAGGCCGGTGGAGGGTTCGTCGAGCACATAGAGCACGCCTGTGGTCTCGTTGCGCACGGCGCGGGCGAGTTGGGCGCGCTGGCGTTCGCCGGTGGAGAGGGATTCGCCGGAACGGTCCAATCCCAAGTATCCAAGGCCGAGCTGCACCAGTCGTTGGCCCATCTCCTCGAAGGTGTCGGCCAGCGCCTGTCCCATCGGCCGCATCTCGTCCGGCAGCCCAGCGGGCACACCGCGCACCCAGGCCAGCGCGTCCTCCAAGATCATGGCGGTGGCTTGGGCGAGGTTGATGCCGTCGATCAGCGGCCATCGGGCGGCCTCGCTCAGCCGTGTGCCGTCGCAGTCGGGGCAGGTGTGCTCGGTGACGAAGCGCATCACTCGGGCGAGGCGCTTTTCGTCGGATGCGCGTTCCAGCTCCTTGGTGACGGTCAGGCGCGCGTTGCGGAAGGTGAAGTCGAGTTCGTGCACGCCTTTCATCGATGTGACGACGATATGTTTCTTCTCCTCCGGCCCGTTGAACACGATGTCGCGTTCCTTGTCCGTCAGGTCGCGGAACGGCACGTCGGTGCGTACGCCGAATTCGCGGGCGATGTCGTTCTGCACGCGCCAGCCGAACATCTTCCACGGCAGCACCGCACCCTCGTCGATGGTGAGCGAATCGTCCGGTACCAAGGTCGTGTCGTCCACATCGCGCACCAGGCCGGTGCCTTGGCAGCGCGGACATGCGCCGGTGGAGTTGAAGGCGAGCATCTCCGCTCCCGGCGCGTCGATGCGTGCGCCGCATTCGTCGCAGAAGAACGGGGTTTCGGCGGCCACGGCGATGGTCGGCGCATGGTAATGCCCGTTGGGGCAACGATGGTGGGCCAGTCGGGAGAACATGAGGCGCAGCACGTTGAGCAGTTCGGTCATCGTGCCGAAGGTGGAGCGCACGCCGCCCACGCCCGGCCGCTGCCGTAGGGCCAGAGCCGGCGGCAGGTAGCGCGCCTCGTCGATCTGGGGGCGTTGCGCCTGCGACATGCGCCGGCGCGTGTAGGTCGACAATGCGTCGAGATAGCGGCGCGAACCCTCCGCGTAAAGCACGTCCAAAGCGAGTGAGGATTTGCCCGAGCCGGAGACGCCCGCCACGGCGACCAATCGGTTGAGTGGGATGTCCACATCCACGTGTTTGAGATTGTTCACGCGTGCGCCGCGGATTTCGATGTGATCCGCGCCGCCGATTCGTCGCCCGTCTGCCATACCGCCCTATTGTAGGCGTCAGCCGGCCCGCTAGAGGATCTGCTCCATGCCGATGCGGTAGGGTGTGAGCCCCATGCGTTCGTAGAAGGCCTGCGCGCCGGGATTGCAGGACCACACGTTGAGGGTCAGGTTGTGGCAGCCGGATTCCTTGGCGAAGGCGAGCGCATGGTGGTAGAGCGCGCTGCCGACGTGCCGGCCGCGCGCCGTCTCGTCCACGCAGATGTCGTCCACGTACAGGGTGGTGATGTCGGTGAGGATGTTGTCGTTCGGGTGACGCTGGAACTGGCAGAACGCGTAGCCGAGTATGGGTTCCGCACCCGCGGGGAGGGTAGGATCGGACGCGTTGGAGCCGCTGCCGGCACGCTTGGCCCGCGCATCGTCGCCGTTCGTCGGCTCGGCAGCAACAGGGGAATCCGCCGCCTCGTCCGTGGGTGGATTTCCGGCGACGGCCACGAAAATCGGGGTCTCATCCGAGGCGATGAGACCTGCGAGTTCGGCGGCGGTGTATTTCGTCACGCCGCCTTTGAACAGGTCCGGACGGCCCGCATGATGCACCTCCAACACCTGATGCAGCAGTCGGTCGAGTTCGGGGATGTCGGCCACGGTGGCCCTGCGGATCGTCGGTTCACTCATATCTTGCAGTGTAACGCATCGTCGGCGTCATGAGATGGGCCGCCGCGGTGCTGACGGCCCGGCCTCGCACGGCTTCGCGACCATCGCGAGTCCGCCACCGCCGAGCGGACGCCGCGGTTCTCACATCGCGCGGCCCGCCCTCGCGCAAAGGATAGCGGGCCGCACGATGAGCTCCGACGGTCAGCCGACGTGACGCTCGAAGCGTTGGAATCCGGTGATGCGGTCGATTTCGACCATAGCATCGTCGGGAATGACGAAGCCGGATGCCTTGATGTTGTTCTCCAGCTGGCTGGGTTTGCTGGCGCCGGCGATGACGCAGCTGACCTGCGGATGCTGCAGGATCCACGCCATCGACATGATGGCCAGATTGACTCCCAGCCCGTCGGCCACTTCGATCAGCCGCTCGACCATGTCGAGGTTCTCGTCGGTGAGCATGTCGTTGATCTGACGGTCGGCCTGCCATGTGGCGCGGGAGCCTTCGGGAATCGGCCGTCCTTTGCGGTATTTGCCGGTGAGCAG
Above is a window of Bifidobacterium eulemuris DNA encoding:
- a CDS encoding GNAT family N-acetyltransferase, whose product is MSEPTIRRATVADIPELDRLLHQVLEVHHAGRPDLFKGGVTKYTAAELAGLIASDETPIFVAVAGNPPTDEAADSPVAAEPTNGDDARAKRAGSGSNASDPTLPAGAEPILGYAFCQFQRHPNDNILTDITTLYVDDICVDETARGRHVGSALYHHALAFAKESGCHNLTLNVWSCNPGAQAFYERMGLTPYRIGMEQIL
- a CDS encoding arginase family protein, with protein sequence MTTIRLLYPDHVSGGLDAYYFGANLMAHILPPNASQPLVKVDIAPPDGDEKPVDDGIYAKGEVLAGIKDAMAKLDVSDPDKIITIGGNCMVSQAPFDYLHVKYEHTGIIWIDAHPDVSTVRDGYPNAHAMVLGSLLGYGDPALSDLMRGPKFQPDEVLYVGLQGLHDYQQRFLDDVGVDYTVQTEEFVSNDEIRSFMERFDHILLHLDIDVLDEHLFHSTYFANPELVGDGSGGGKMTMEQLSDILHCITTQSDVVGLTIAEYLPFDEYKLHQMFSTIPLFTD
- a CDS encoding excinuclease ABC subunit UvrA; the protein is MADGRRIGGADHIEIRGARVNNLKHVDVDIPLNRLVAVAGVSGSGKSSLALDVLYAEGSRRYLDALSTYTRRRMSQAQRPQIDEARYLPPALALRQRPGVGGVRSTFGTMTELLNVLRLMFSRLAHHRCPNGHYHAPTIAVAAETPFFCDECGARIDAPGAEMLAFNSTGACPRCQGTGLVRDVDDTTLVPDDSLTIDEGAVLPWKMFGWRVQNDIAREFGVRTDVPFRDLTDKERDIVFNGPEEKKHIVVTSMKGVHELDFTFRNARLTVTKELERASDEKRLARVMRFVTEHTCPDCDGTRLSEAARWPLIDGINLAQATAMILEDALAWVRGVPAGLPDEMRPMGQALADTFEEMGQRLVQLGLGYLGLDRSGESLSTGERQRAQLARAVRNETTGVLYVLDEPSTGLHPANMEGLIGVMRDLLGDGNSVVFVDHDVNVLRAADHFIEMGPGAGVEGGRVIAQGSPAQIAADPNSRIAGFLDGREPALVRERRAASAAVVGSDEEASFGESAVRSKRKSGKEATDHGGDTRWLRMRTEAIHTVRPLDVAIPVGRLTAVTGVSGSGKTTMVLESLVPALQAAAEGRALPKHVDEIDAAGIDTVRIVDSTPIGVNVRSTLATYSGIMDLLRRAFAATDEARARGLALADFSYNTGSLRCPQCDGAGRVNLDVQFLPDVTIACPACEGTRYRDEVNGIRLAVGERCMTLPQILAMSVDALLDVFEGRAPRAADSAQATAAGSRKNATAPADKTNAHDAAGTTPADATRTDATRKRIAKALRTLHDLGLGYLTLGEDTPSLSGGEAQRLKLSNELGKKQRTSLFVLDEPTVGLHPLDVRTLIGVLQRLLDGGATIVVIEHDLDLIANADHVIDMGPGGGEQGGRIVATGSPERIAAVGESLTGRYLRACLG